A single region of the Mustela lutreola isolate mMusLut2 chromosome 2, mMusLut2.pri, whole genome shotgun sequence genome encodes:
- the LOC131825780 gene encoding ubiquitin-like FUBI-ribosomal protein eS30 fusion protein — protein MQLFVRVQELHTLEVTGQETVAQIKVHVASLEGIAPEDQVMLLAGTPLEDEATLGQCGVEALTTLEVAGRMLGGKVHGSLARAGKVRGQTPKVAKQEKKKKTGRAKRRMQYNRRFVNVVPTFGKKKGPNANS, from the coding sequence ATGCAGCTCTTCGTCCGCGTCCAGGAGCTACACACCCTCGAGGTGACCGGCCAGGAGACGGTCGCCCAGATCAAGGTTCATGTAGCCTCGCTGGAGGGCATCGCTCCTGAAGATCAAGTCATGCTCCTGGCGGGCACGCCCCTGGAGGATGAGGCTACCCTAGGTCAGTGTGGCGTGGAGGCACTGACCACCCTGGAAGTAGCCGGCCGCATGCTTGGAGGTAAAGTCCACGGTTCTCTGGCCCGTGCTGGGAAAGTAAGAGGGCAGACTCCCAAGGTGGccaaacaggagaaaaagaagaagacaggCCGAGCCAAGCGGCGGATGCAGTACAACCGGCGCTTTGTCAACGTTGTGCCCACTTTCGGCAAGAAGAAGGGCCCCAATGCCAACTCTTAA